Part of the Halorhabdus utahensis DSM 12940 genome, CAGCAGAACCGTCGAGAACCACGCGATTCGCAGTCGTCGTCGGAGACCGAACACCGACGCGAGCATGAGAAAGCCGGTCAGCGAGCCGGTGAACCCGGCGGTCCGCTGGACAGCCGGCGGGATCAACTCGGCGAGCGGCCCGGAGATCGACGCCGCGCCGACGTTGATCAACCCTGTCGCGACCGACAGGACAGCCACGACTGACGTCAGATAGATCGCGGGCTTTGGGCCCAACCAATCCCGGAACTCGTCCATGTCCCATACACCGCAGGCCGGGAGTAAAGTCTGCCGGGACAGCGGACGCATGCCAGGGTGGCCGGGATGGTCGCCGGTACTGATTTGACCGAGGGCCGTTCATCAGCGTATATGCCATCGCTGCCGGTCGCGCTGTTGTTCGGCGTCTACCTGGGTGTACTCACCGGGATCATCCCGGCGCTGGTCGCCTGGGTGCTCGGGTTCCTGTTCAAATATCTCACCGGCGTCACGCTGCCGGGGTTCGGCGTCGTCGTCCTCGGTGTCGCGCTGGCTGGCGTCAACGGAGGGCTACTCGCACTTGCCGATCCATCGATCACCGGGTCGGCCAACGCGCCGACGATCCTCGTCGCCCTGCTGGTGATCATGATGATGGTCCTGTACGCCCACAGCAAGGGCGACCACCTCGGCGCGACGATGCCACGGAAGCTCTCTCTTCGGAAACTCGGCGAACGGACGCTTGCGCTCGATCTGATCGAATCCGTCGGCAGCAACGAGGTTCGGGTACGCGTGACCGGCGAGGTGGCCGACGTGGAGGGATACCCCCCGCTGCCGGACGATCTCCGGGCGGAGATCCGGGCCGGCGAGTGGACGTTTCCGGCGGATCTCGACTTGCCGGCACTGGAGCGTCGACTGGCCGAGCGCCTCACCAACGAGTACGACCTCGGGGACGTCTCGGTCGCCATCGACGAGCGCGGCCGCGCGACCATTGCCGCCGCGCCGCCGTTCTCGGGGCTCTCCAAGCGCGTCGAGTCCGGCAAACGCGCCGTCTCCGTCGACGCTCTGGTGCCGACTGGATTGGCCCGCGGCGACGTTGTGACGGTCGTGACTGCAGACGCTCAGATCCGCGGTACCGTGTTGAGTGGCCGGTCAGAACGCGGTGGCGGCGGCTCACCCTCACAGAACACACCGGCCGACGCCGCGGAAGCTGCCCCCGAGACGGAGCCACAACTCCCACAGTCGGTCCGGGCACCGACGACGACGGGTGGTGACGGCCAGGTCACTGTGTCAGTCGGTCGAACCGACGCCGAAGCTCTGCTTCGGTCGGATTGGGCGACGATCATCGTCGAGGCACGGGGGACTCGCCGGGAGTACGCTCTCATCTCGTTGCTTCGGCGGGCCGGCAAGCGGTTTCGTCGGATCACCGTCCGGGCCGGCAGCGAACTCACCGGACAGTCGCTCGGGACGGCAGGACTCCGAGATCGGTTCGGCGTCGTCGTGTTGGCAGCCAGGGACGGCAGCGGCTGGGAGTTCGATCCTCCGGGAACCTGCTCGCTCGATCCGGGGACGGAACTGTATGCGGTCGGGACGCGTGACGCGCTCGACGAACTCGGGGAGGCGATAGCATGATCGCGGTCCCGTTGCAGTTCTCCGTCCGAACGAGCACCGTGCTGGCTGGCGCTGCGGAGATCGGCGGGCTCGCGGTCCTGGCCGCGGCGGTGGCCGGAGCCGCCGCCATCGCATATCGGTGGTACGCTCGCGAGCGCGTTTCGAACCCGCCGGCAGTGCTGATTGCGCTCGCCACAGTCGCCTTCTTCCTCCACGCGATGACTGCCCTCGGACAGGTCATGGACGGGGCCGATCCGCTGACCGTTCGGGCCGCCGCCTTCAACGTGAGTGCACTCGCGGTCGGCACCGTCGCGGCCATGCTCGGCATCGCGGTAGGTGATCATCTGGCAAGGACTGTTCTCGGCGGGACCGAGCAGGTCGCTCTCGACGATTCGGTAAGCCGAGTCGTTCGGGCCGTCGGTCGGGTCATCACTGTCGAACTCCCCGCGGAGATCGACGACGTTCCGGGGTACGATCCCGTCGACGCCGATACGAAGGCCGCTCTCGAGGGGAAGACGTTCGTCTTTCCGCGCGGCCTCACCGTCGACGCTTTGCGCGACCGACTCACCCGCCGTCTGCGGGAGGACTACCGCGTCGGGCACGTCGACATCGAGATCGGCGAAGACGGGACGGTCACCCACCTCGGTCTCGGCGCCCGTGCGGCGGGACTCGGCCCCACGCTTCCGCCCGAGAGCGCGGCGATGGCGATCCGCGCCGATCCCGCCTACGCAGCCAGCGCCGGCGACCTCGTCCAGGTGTGGGAGCGCGGCCCAAAGCGCCGACTCCTAAACGCCGAGGTCCGGGGAACGGCCGGCGACGTCGTCACGCTCGCGATCGACGCCGCCGACGCCTCGAAGCTGTCGACCGACGACCGATACAAACTTGCCACCCTCCCCGTCGAGGAACGGGCCGATCGTGAACTCACGGAACTCCTTCGGGCAGCCGAGGAGACGCTCGGCGTCGTCGAGATCGCCGACGGGAGCCCACTGGCCGGGGTGCCGGTCGGAGCGCTCGAGGCCACCGTCATCGCGATTCACGCCGGTGGCCCGAACGATCACATCGAGACACTACCGGCCAGCGATCGCGTCATCTCGGGTGGGGATTCGGTGTACGTCATCGCCCGGCCGGACGCTATCCGCCGGATCGAGGCGGCCGGGACATCGGATGGCGGCGGTGAGCACGCTTCGAGCACGATATCCGAAGATGGTGCTGGAAACGTGAATCAAGCGGTCGATACCGGCAGAGCCGGCCAAGCGGTCGCTGCCGGTGGGGAGGACGAGCAGGCCCATGCCAGCGGAGAGGACCAAACAGTCGACACTGGGCGTGAGACTCCTGAGGGTGATCCGACGGAGGTGGGGCAGGCGGATACTGAACGGGCTGCTCACGAGGATGAAATCGATGGGAAGGATATGACGGACGATACAGCGGACGAGGGAGAAGCGGTTGCTACCGAGGGCGAGGAGATACCGAACGGTACCGATGGCGAAAACGAGGTCGACGATGGCGAGCAAGAGAGTCGGAAGGAAGATACTGGTGGAGATGATCCGGAGGCCGATGATTCGGCCGAGCCGTCCGATAATGGGTCCGTCGACCGTAGCCCCGAATGAGTGTTCGCTGAAGTGGTTCCTCTGTGCGTTCACATGACGTTGCAACGCCATTCTACACTGTAGACGACTCGGTCGAGACGTTCTACCTGACGGAAGGGGCTCAGAGAGTTGGTGCGCTGTCTTCAGCGATGCAGAAGACCACGGCGTGATTCAATTCAGTCCCCAGCCGACATGGTTCGATTGCGAACGAACTCGACGATCCGATCGGCGAGAAACCAGCCGACACCACCGGCCAGCAGTGGGAGGGCGGCTGATCCGAGCAACCAGAGCCACCGCAATGCCGTAAACAGCACGAACGATCGTGTGACTGTCACCAGCAACGAGAGACTTCCTCCCAGAATTCCAGCAAATGCGCCGGCAACCGCAAGCATTCGTTGCGCTGGCTGAAGCTTGAGTGTTCGTAAGGCACTGTCAGGATCACCACGTGTGAAAATCCCGAACGCGAGCGCAGCGTATCCGAACAGAATCATCGAGTAGATCACGAAGAAAATTATTGCGAACCCGCCGGCCACGTCGCCGGAGTATGTGGTAGTACGAATATCGATCAGGCCGTAGATCCCGAGCCCACCGACGATTGTACCGATACCCGCTGCAATCACTCGAATGGATCCACTATACTGTCGGTTTGTCACGGATTGGATGCCATAGACGAAGCCGGTGACGATAGTGACGATAGGTGTTGTTACCACAGTCACTGGGGCCGGAGTCGGGAGCGACATGGCCACTCCGGCCACCACGAGTCCGACTCCAAATACCGGGCCATACCCGGGGAAATTTCCAAACCCGAGCAGAGACGATACTCCCCACCAGCCGATCACGGATCTCCCCAGCGAGACGACGATATTCGCGAGCCACATGGCACTTCCAGCGAGTAACACGATCCGGGTTTCCACGGTGACTTCAGCTTTTGACACTCCCGGGAAGACAGCAGTCCCTCCAGCGATCGTCCCGATCGAGAATGCGACGGGGCCGACGATGAGTATTCCAGTGAACAGCGGGGCTGGAACAGTACGTGCAATACTGTTGATCGCCCTGAGCAGTTCTGAGAGGTGGGCGATCGAGAAACTGTACATCGCGACGAGATACATCGTCACGATGCCGCCCAGAATGACGCTTGCCCCCGACAGTGCGTCACGTATGGACCCCCGATCCATACACTAGGAACTCACAATGGGGACAAATAAGTGCGGTTGCCAGTCCCACTCTCTGAAAACGCCGTCACTCCCAGGGCGTCGACCGCTCGGTGATCTCGCCGGCCAGCGGTTCGCCCATGGCTGCCGCCGGATCGTCGCGGTTGGCCAGCACCCACATGAGCTTGACCATTGCCGTTCCCGGGAGCATATCCTCACCCTCTATCACGCCGGCGTCAAGGAGATCGCGACCGGTGTCGTAGACGCGATCGCAGACCCGCCCGTCGATGCACTGGCTGGTCATCACGACCGCCGTCCCGTCCTCGACCAACGCGTCGATCCGGTCGATCCAGTCCGTGTTGACGTGGCCCAGGCCGGTCCCTTCGATCACGACGCCGGCCGCCCCCTCGACGGGGTCGAGCATCGATGGCCCCGCACCGGGCGTGAATTTCACGAGGTCAACGTCGGTTTCCAGATCGTCC contains:
- a CDS encoding potassium channel family protein — encoded protein: MPSLPVALLFGVYLGVLTGIIPALVAWVLGFLFKYLTGVTLPGFGVVVLGVALAGVNGGLLALADPSITGSANAPTILVALLVIMMMVLYAHSKGDHLGATMPRKLSLRKLGERTLALDLIESVGSNEVRVRVTGEVADVEGYPPLPDDLRAEIRAGEWTFPADLDLPALERRLAERLTNEYDLGDVSVAIDERGRATIAAAPPFSGLSKRVESGKRAVSVDALVPTGLARGDVVTVVTADAQIRGTVLSGRSERGGGGSPSQNTPADAAEAAPETEPQLPQSVRAPTTTGGDGQVTVSVGRTDAEALLRSDWATIIVEARGTRREYALISLLRRAGKRFRRITVRAGSELTGQSLGTAGLRDRFGVVVLAARDGSGWEFDPPGTCSLDPGTELYAVGTRDALDELGEAIA